accgacgctatgatgtttggtgcaggagggaatcgaagccaagtcagcctatagtcaccggttgaaccgacggtccaaaaaagggcatcggtgcattgggcgtactgtgtaccagagacgatgtcaagtgcccaggagaagttttcttcagcaccggttcaaccgatggtgtatcggagtattgcgtcggtgtattgacgtcagcagaagagaagaaggctgtgagtgaccggtttaaccgacgggcaagcatcggttccaccggtggtcactgtgtcagcagtcagaagttcaacggctacttcgtgtcttagagtgaccggatgaaccgacgctacccctgccagaggcatcggttcatccgatgatacgcagattttctgctgaccgttggagcaacggctacaagatttggtggcctatatatacgcctcaccccggccatttgaagatagctggagttgctgaacatcccacacacccaagaacatctccaagccatacaaaagcatcaagatcatatccttagcccttagcacactttgagagtgttgtgtaaaggattagctcttagtgagtgagattgcaaggcttcgagcctttgtgctgtggttcattagcgaaccaaaacaagagtgtggtgcgccggcaccttggagcgtgaagctcgccggcaacgtcatcgaccctccgacttggtgtggagcggcgacgacatctttgtgcgggggacgtggagacccccatcctttgtggagaagctccttagctGAActccggggccaaggtgaccgtgattgtgttcacggaagagacttggtggccgagtagcaatactcttagtgagtgctacaacaacgtggatgtaggtgtgcctttatggctaaccgaaccacgggataaacacccgcgtcaaaaGTTTgatatctcctatcccgctctctaagcttccacatttcatactagcaatttgtatgtcttctttcatagaatagtttcttgataggaaatgcTATATGTTACTAAATTCTTTTGGGATAGTGGTTTTatactagaacaacctagttgcacatctagatagcatgttttagtttaagttttgtgcaaactagttggagccatatgtctaagtttttattagtgcctaattcaccccctccccctcttaggctagagcacccgatcactttcaaagGGAATATCACAGACACCATTTGATCCGATTGCTTTTATtgtcactttcttcattggagAAACATCAACAGTAACTTGTTTGCTAATTTGCTTTTGTTCAGTTTCAGTTTTTCCCCAGGTATATGATCCACTGAATTCAGCGCTAACCTCAATTTTCCCTTCAAAAACAAATGGGACCCCGGACATAAGATTGGTTTTGATGCCCATCTTCATTGAAACAGTAGAACTCCAGGTAGTCGCCACCGTACTTGAGTACGTGAAGGTTATCGTGGTTTTGTTTGTTGTACTGGTCTGGTTTTTAACAGTTTGGCTATAAAGGCCATCAACATCTTTGGTATACATCCTAGCTTCACTCAGGCGAAAATCGACATCGTAGATGTCTCGGGTAACAACTGGTTCATAGCACTGCAATCTTGCTTCAGTTGTTATGGACTCAAACAGCAGCATTGAGGCAACTTGTCTTCCCTTCTGTGGTTAACCTCTTACAGAAATTGTTGTTGCCCGAGTTTTGGAGAGCAATGAAGTCATCCCCAGTGGTCACCCTAAATAATGTGTCCGAGTTGTTGTGGGTAAGGTCATATGAATCAGCCCAGATCCAGTTTGGGCTGCGCCTCCAAAACAAGTCAAAATAGTTGGATTTTATACGGACGACTCCATCGTCATTGGTGTAAATAGTATGCAACACTCTTGGATCTCCAATATCTTCTCCTGAAAATTGAAGATAATTGTAGCCCTCTATCATATTCGCCCCAAGGAAATACCCGTTGTCGCCTTTGAAAGCAAGATATGAAGGCAACTGCTTCTGCTCCGACACATCAATGAGAGTGAAGGCATCAATGAGACCGCCGTCTTGACGATCAGCTTCTTCATGTGATGCTATATGCAAGTAGGAGCTTATGGACGGAGTGGATGGCACACAAGCATATTTTCCTAGCTGGGAATGGAGGAACCTGTGATGCATAAACAAAGAATTGCAAACACAAGATTTACTCGTCCTTGTCATGTGTGTATATAACATATATACACCATGAGTTAATAATTTGTCATGTGTAATAAAATGTTAAGAGTTTCCTTATACGAGTCTACGAGTTACCGCAAGCCGCCTGTTAATTCACCATACGAAATTACTAATTAGTTATATCGTATTATTAGGCTCTTGTTTTCTACGGCAAGGATATGATGAAGGGTGGAGTTCCTAGATTATTACTAGATAGCAGATAGTATGTCGTCCATCGTGTCTATATGCATTTGGTCgaccagagaaaaaaaaaattctgcccacctccctctctcacacaaGCAACGCTACATATGTAGTTTTGGGAAAGAACAAAACTAATACTtgtcttgtttagttgcctccataaaatttttgaaatgaaatctttacacatttgaagtattaaatatagactaatcacaaaactaattacagaactcgtctgtaaactacgagataaatttattaagactaattaatccggcGGCATcatatatttactgtagcaattattgtagcaatttaatgtctaatcatagtctaattaaacccattagattcgtctcgcaatttacaagcaaagtattcaatttgttttttatttcgtctagatttaatagtccatgcatgtaaaattcccttttattgtaattgttttgaaattttgaattttgtaactaaacatGACCTTGGTTTCTATGGATGCAGGCGGGGCGGGTTGTGGCTGCCCGCCCCGCATCCGCACGAGCCGCAAGTCTTGTTGCGGGCATATGCGGCAGCCCACATAGCGCCGCTTGCTTTTTGCGGGCTTTGCGGCAGCCCGCTTGCGTCCGCCAGCTACGCAGCTACTGCGGACACTTCATAGCGGAGACTCGTGAGTCGTGCGGGTGGCATTCCTGATTGCAGACTTGAAGGCAGACACAGCGCACCAACACCATGCTGATgccacgccgccgtcgctgccatTGCAGGATGCTACGGGCCGCCGGCCGCATCGCAGAGGCGGGCGCGAGGGCGGGGAAGCTCGAGGTGGCCTTGCCGGCGAGGACGAACTTGCCGGCGAGGACGAGCTTGCTCGGCAGAGAGGTTGTCAGCCCCGAGCACATGCttgccggcgcggcgaggaggatgAGCTTCTTGGCAGAGAGGTCGTCTTCCCCCAATATATGCTTGCCGGCGTCACCGCCGGTGACTTGACTAACATGCACACCTAGTTCACGGTGTGACATACAGGCAGCCAGATCATCGACGACACGGTGACCAAAGGCAACAAACGCAATTAGCATGAGGCTAATCTATGAAAACATGTCCGATCTAATCCACGCAGTGTGATGAGATGCCATAGCGTGTCTGGCAACGGAGTTGCAGGTTGCCTGGCTGCTCATGGAGCGCGTTGGAAGGGACGGGGTGCGGGCTTGCGGCGCCGCTGGATACCGCGAGGTCCGCTTCCACGATGCGGGTTCGCGGCGCGGTATATGCAGGTTCGCGGTGCGGGTTGAGCCGGCGGGTTTGCGGCATAGCCCGCACCGCTTGCATCCCTAGCTGTAGTGTTCCAGGTGGCAGGAAAAAAGAAGGGCATTTCAACGGGTCTTTATGGGCTTTTTTCTTTTACTAGGGGTCTTTATGGGCTTATATGGGCTTTATAGGTGATTGTCCCGTCTATCTTCTCCGGTAGACGGTATAGAGAGATAGGAGCCGAGCCCCTCATCCGTGTGCCTCAGGCTCAGAAGCTGTGATGGTACCTTGCTTTCACCTGGAAACTTTGTTAAGCATGATTTCATGACTGCTCTGAGGTATCCCCCAAAATCTGATCAAATGGAAATGCTCAACCTTATTTTATTCATTGCTATTGTGAAATAAATAAACTGACACTGGTTTACATATGTGTTGTCCCTGTAATATCCTATCATTTGAAAGACAcaaagaggagaaaaaaaaacatggaaaTTACTATAAGTGTTTGGACAGAATATTTTATCAGAATGTTTTGTATTTCTCCAAATTTGGACTAAATCCCATAACTTTCCGATAAAATATCCTTCATCCAAACAGTCCCCATGTAGAGTGGGAAGTGAATCAAGAAATGGTGTAGGTGGCGACAAGAATCATGGCAACTGGCAACTGCAACAACCAGGTATACTTGGTATATTATGCTCTGAGCTGAGGCCTCAAGTGACTGACTGGCGTCACAGTGGGGTCACTCCTTACCATCGGCAGCGCGGAGGGAACCAAGCTGAACAGGGGCCTGAGTCTGCACGACCTTGGATGATCCGTAGACCGATAGGTCCATGCCCTCAGCCTTCTCCCTCTCAAGCTGCTCCTTGATCCAGAAGTATGTTATCCTCAGTCCATCCTGCAGGCAGAATTGAATTCAGTGCGCCAAGTGATCAGATTAGGTAGATATAAATTCAGGACCTGAAGCAATGGTTCTATGTGTGAGATTTGGTAGAGTACCTTCAGCTCCATGGTCGGAGCCCAGCCTAGCTTCTCCTTGATGAGTGTGTTGTCTGAGTTGCGCCCACGCACACCCTCCGGCCCAGGAATGTGGTGGATGGGCAGCTGCTTGTTCTCAAAGCTAAGGACTATCTCAGCCATCTCATTCATACTGACCATTTCGTCACTTCCAATGTTTACAGGCTCACGGAAATCAGACTTTGTTAACCTGATGCATTTGAAAAAATAACAGCTTAGTTCACCGTAAAAGGATAACGGCAGGCACAATTATTTCCCTTAGAACCAAAAGCTATTCCACGTCACTATTGCTATCTCCTTGTTCAGAAAGACGTATCTTCACTTTGATTAGAGCCAAAAGTGAATTAATAAGAACTTACATATGCCTTTATAAAAATGTGTGAAGTAATGCCAAGAAGGGAACAAGATTGACTAACGACCTACTCTTTAATAAATAATACTTACTAGCTTATTAATTGCTATTATGTTGTGCTGTTTTTCAACTCCAATCTCTGATGTACAAGCAGAGACAAACGGAAAGTACTGAACTAAAGCAGCCAAAGATAGATAATGTTTTACTTACCTAAGGACACCCTCGACACATTCATCAATAAATGTGAAGGATCTGGTTTGCAGACCATCTCCCCACATCTCAAAGCGCCCTGTGGAGGTTAAAGCCTTTCTGCAGAAAGCAGCAGGTGCCTTCTCCCTTCCACCTATAAATAACCAAGTAACATAAGTCAAcagcatttagaaaaaaaatcaacaaaatattaCTGGTTCCTAGATAGAATCTCACCTTTCCATGTTCCAAAGGGACCATATATGTTGTGAAAGCGACCGATCCGGCACTCAATGCCAAAATCCTTTGTGTAGTGCTTGCAAAGTTCCTCAGTAGCAAGTTTCTCCAAGCCATAGGCATCTTGAGGCTAAAGATTATATATCATTTAAGTTAGCATTTTTTCCATAATAGCTAAAGTAACTAACAATTAACACAGGAGCATGAATCAATGCAAATGCTTAGAAACCTCTGCAGGCCAGGCATCTGACTCCTTTAAGCTAACTACAGTCTCCAACTGCTTAAATTCAGGATAAATACAGGCGCTTGATGCATAAAAGAACCTGCAAGGAAAAATATGGAGAAATTATTAGCCCTTGTTTCAAGAGAAAAGCCCTAAATGAAACTCTGCAATTTTTCAATAACAATCTGTTCTAATTTGGCATGCTCTAATGTAGTAATTTGTTATGGACATTCATACCAATTCAAAAGTTAACTAAAATTC
The genomic region above belongs to Panicum virgatum strain AP13 chromosome 8N, P.virgatum_v5, whole genome shotgun sequence and contains:
- the LOC120686771 gene encoding natterin-3-like → MLLFESITTEARLQCYEPVVTRDIYDVDFRLSEARMYTKDVDGLYSQTVKNQTSTTNKTTITFTYSSTVATTWSSTVSMKMGIKTNLMSGVPFVFEGKIEVSAEFSGSYTWGKTETEQKQISKQVTVDVSPMKKVTIKAIGSNGVCDIPFSYKQTDVLMNGQKVTKEFTDGMYFGVKTSNITFETIEEDL
- the LOC120685784 gene encoding GDP-mannose 3,5-epimerase 2-like, which produces MALNKEYMYAELEKEPYWPFEKLRISITGAGGFIASHIARRLKSEGHYIIASDWKKNEHMTEEMFCHEFHLVDLRVMDNCLKVTTGVDHVFNLAADMGGMGFIQSNHSVIMYNNTMISFNMLEAARINGVKRFFYASSACIYPEFKQLETVVSLKESDAWPAEPQDAYGLEKLATEELCKHYTKDFGIECRIGRFHNIYGPFGTWKGGREKAPAAFCRKALTSTGRFEMWGDGLQTRSFTFIDECVEGVLRLTKSDFREPVNIGSDEMVSMNEMAEIVLSFENKQLPIHHIPGPEGVRGRNSDNTLIKEKLGWAPTMELKDGLRITYFWIKEQLEREKAEGMDLSVYGSSKVVQTQAPVQLGSLRAADGKE